Proteins from a single region of Oncorhynchus nerka isolate Pitt River linkage group LG18, Oner_Uvic_2.0, whole genome shotgun sequence:
- the LOC115145940 gene encoding putative Polycomb group protein ASXL2 isoform X3 gives MRERQKKKKGRTWAEAAKTVLEKYPNTPMSHKEILQVIQRERLKEISGTSPLACLNAMLHTNSRGEEGIFYKVPGRMGVYTLKKDIGDVVKELSEEGSEEDDSDNLSDSQCTENNNYTNNQEGMRGQWRRRAPSKQMLSKDPKRPKSKDNSYVPSTLPSDPSSPQPRCSSPSVPSSKLISPSQKHSKKALKQALKQQRNQRRQGGMPTTSSPRLLIKNVKDMADAIPTKTDSCPASGTRKMSQRSSRLSAQCQQKLLTLLPEVDQQACMDGLLKVTSSALNNEFFTSAAQSWKERLAEGEFTPELQLRMRQEIEKEKKVEYWKESFFESYYGENSGLSLEESKELLESGLSLELSATKPQLSPPTQPSPAGQALQDPKVPENSCHTRSSERRLRSSSLPINPTSKPIEPPSKPIEPPSKPIEPPSKPIGISKPRLEPEPVHDEPVPVPPIVPPVILPKNVQKTLEVEYPRHRTRSRGLSLPIMAVEAPVVRRQDVVDSTLMVTPLGEKQMEEEEQKLKEAQPETPQSPEIPQSPALESPPEFCSQTKLRSSLPSDLSKPEPLGLDEHSGERREDVAPERGASVSVTPVSTPVSTPLSTPVSTPLSTPLSTPVSTPLSTPVSTPVSTPISTTPSPEPLKRKSSSSEQEVELTPEKRARITPPTVSVVTSPAATITTAQRVPPLKIPVSRILSVPASPTQVSPRTPVPLSPGPSPGRTGARTLADIKAKAQLARAQRAAAAAAASSSSKGAVPGPGPGGGIVEHRASAQTLHSRPPCSTQSQSTTRLPVSSITGQSTCQSPDAVTTPAHSSSVQSSGSSVPFDLSLSQRSSNTGRTSLTDDQQRGYSDGLMNPGSLMGPQHGNIQHTSYPPGPQSTSSYTSSVCGVKSQYVSGSSMAAMASHLIPANNPLVTSLLQGKEVPQEQIFPKPLAKADVQMSQAKPSHDDKGTIKSHSTAETASDENKSQYLHAGGVEDYSRSEQQGSIGQSTSTIPGTRAGMLSELQHHQRETPNKDIQEQILQALMHRATHQHQNQPFGVSGGAQPAQFGACHLGHQECGDRPRFSAGFPGRKRMSRPAMSGHYLLNVSTYGRGSESSKRFHPLTTVNTSLTPLANLKREHIGGERLANEGEESVENKSHSHSNPAGVKMEEQGFSVTKMDEALGFQHCSKIMSESPSVGGCIPEQEDNSSAGTDRDSGTSARAKETKPFTQSQSQQRRHPELCNTKQGGHSEQYRLSVSPHVGTMDPTHPTTHQRPSAFQTQRPPIDNQESNLGSCYGGIISMSVPHALNHNAAASGTASSASPSVSGSGGDSGSGTGSVMSFSVTVTTIPAGHPLDHSSQGEGSPEQGFMEGSGIEDVQSKCYCRLKAMIMCKGCGAFCHDDCIGPSNLCVSCLVVR, from the exons atgagggagagacagaagaaaAAGAAGGGGAGGACATGGGCAGAAGCTGCTAAAACG GTATTAGAAAAGTACCCCAACACACCTATGAGCCACAAAGAGATCCTACAGGTGATCCAGAGGGAAAGACTGAAAGAGATTAG TGGTACTTCCCCGCTGGCCTGTCTCAATGCTATGCTCCACACTAACTCTCGTGGTGAAGAAGGGATCTTCTACAAAGTTCCTGGACGAATGGGGGTCTACACACTGAAG AAGGACATTGGGGACGTGGTGAAGGAGCTGTCTGAGGAGGGATCCGAGGAGGACGATAGTGATAATTTGTCTGATTCCCAGTGCACAGAGAACAACAATTACACTAACAACCAGGAGGGCATgaggggacagtggaggaggagag CTCCATCAAAGCAAATGCTATCAAAAGACCCCAAAAGACCCAAGTCCAAGGATAACAGCTACG TGCCCTCCACGCTGCCATCTGATCCGTCGTCTCCTCAGCCACGTTGttcatctccctctgtccccagtAGCAAGCTCATCTCTCCCTCACAGAAACACAGCAAGAAGGCTCTCAAACAG GCCCTGAAGCAGCAGAGGAACCAGCGGAGACAGGGGGGCATGCCCACCACCTCCAGCCCAAGGCTGCTCATCAAGAACGTGAAGGACATGGCTGACGCCATTCCCACTAAGACCG ACTCCTGTCCTGCTTCTGGTACCAGGAAGATGTCTCAGAGGTCCAGTCGACTCAGTGCAC AGTGCCAACAGAAGCTACTCACACTACTGCCTGAGGTCGACCAACAG GCCTGTATGGATGGTCTGTTAAAGGTCACCAGTTCTGCCTTGAACAATGAGTTTTTCACATCAGCAGCTCAGTCCTGGAAGGAACGACTGGCAGAAG GTGAGTTCACTCCTGAGTTGCAGCTGAGAATGCGTCAGGAGattgagaaggagaagaaggtggAGTATTGGAAGGAAAGTTTCTTTGAGAGCTACTATGGTGAAAA CTCTGGACTCAGCTTAGAGGAATCCAAAGAGCTGCTTGAGTCTGGTCTCAGTCTGGAGCTCTCAGCCACCAAACCCCAGTTGTCTCCTCCAACACAGCCAAGTCCTGCTGGCCAAGCACTGCAAGATCCCAAGGTCCCTGAGAACAGCTGCCATACTCGTTCGTCAGAGAGGAGGCTCCGATCATCATCACTGCCTATAAACCCTACATCTAAACCCATAGAACCTCCATCTAAACCCATAGAACCTCCATCTAAACCCATAGAACCTCCATCTAAACCCATAGGGATTTCCAAGCCAAGACTGGAACCAGAGCCTGTTCACGATGAACCAGTACCAGTCCCACCCATTGTCCCACCAGTTATATTACCGAAAAATGTACAGAAGACACTGGAGGTTGAGTACCCCAGACACAGGACTCGTAGCAGAGGTTTATCCCTGCCTATAATGGCAGTGGAGGCACCTGTTGTGCGGAGGCAGGATGTGGTGGACTCAACCTTAATGGTTACTCCACTTGGGGAGAAGCagatggaggaagaggaacagAAGCTGAAAGAAGCTCAGCCGGAGACCCCCCAGTCCCCTGAGATCCCACAGTCCCCTGCCCTGGAGAGTCCTCCAGAGTTCTGCTCCCAGACGAAGCTCAGATCATCACTGCCGTCCGACCTTTCAAAGCCAGAGCCTTTGGGCTTGGACGAgcacagtggggagaggagggaagatgtTGCACCAGAGAGAGGCGCCTCGGTGTCAGTCACCCCCGTATCCACCCCCGTATCCACCCCTCTATCCACCCCCGTATCCACTCCTCTATCCACCCCTCTATCTACTCCCGTATCCACCCCTCTATCTACTCCTGTATCCACCCCTGTATCTACCCCCATatccaccaccccatccccagAGCCGTTGAAAAGGAAGTCCTCATCCAGTGAACAGGAAGTAGAGCTGACTCCAGAGAAGAGGGCCCGCATCACGCCACCGACAGTATCTGTGGTAACCTCTCCAGCAGCCACCATAACAACAGCTCAGAGAGTGCCTCCGCTTAAG ATTCCTGTGTCACGAATCCTATCAGTCCCTGCATCTCCAACCCAGGTGTCCCCCAGGACCCCTGTCCCGCTCAGCCCTGGCCCCAGCCCCGGACGCACTGGTGCTCGCACTCTGGCTGACATCAAGGCTAAAGCCCAGCTAGCCCGGGCTCAGCGTGCAGCAGCAGCTGCTGCAGCCAGCTCCTCCTCTAAAGGTGCAGTACCAGGCCCAGGACCAGGAGGAGGCATTGTAGAGCATAGAGCTTCAGCCCAGACCCTCCACTCCAGGCCCCCCTGCTCCACCCAGTCTCAGTCAACCACCAGGCTGCCAGTAAGTAGCATCACTGGTCAATCTACCTGTCAATCACCTGATGCAGTCACCACACCAGCCCACTCCAGTTCGGTCCAATCATCAGGCTCCTCTGTGCCCTTTGACCTTAGCCTGTCTCAAAGAAGCTCCAACACCGGTAGAACGTCTCTCACTGATGACCAACAGAGAGGCTACTCCGATGGTCTGATGAACCCAGGTTCTCTGATGGGACCTCAACATGGGAACATTCAACATACGTCATACCCACCAGGTCCCCAGTCAACCTCTAGCTACACTTcatctgtgtgtggtgtgaagAGCCAGTATGTATCTGGAAGCTCCATGGCAGCCATGGCTAGCCACCTTATCCCAGCCAACAACCCTCTGGTCACATCTCTCCTCCAGGGGAAAGAGGTCCCTCAGGAACAGATCTTCCCCAAGCCTTTGGCCAAGGCCGATGTCCAGATGtcccaggccaaaccctcccatGATGACAAAGGGACAATAAAGTCCCACAGCACTGCTGAAACAGCCAGTGATGAGAATAAGAGCCAATACCTACACGCTGGTGGTGTGGAGGACTACAGTAGATCTGAACAGCAAGGATCCATAGGCCAGTCCACTTCCACCATACCTGGAACAAGAGCAGGTATGTTGTCAGAGCTCCAGCACCATCAAAGGGAAACACCTAACAAAGACATCCAGGAACAGATCCTTCAGGCTCTGATGCACAGGGCCACCCACCAGCACCAGAACCAGCCATTTGGGGTCTCAGGTGGAGCTCAGCCTGCCCAGTTCGGAGCTTGTCATCTGGGGCACCAGGAGTGTGGGGACCGTCCCCGGTTCTCCGCGGGGTTCCCTGGACGGAAGAGGATGTCCAGGCCTGCCATGTCAGGGCACTACCTCCTCAACGTCTCCACGTACGGACGAGGCTCAGAGAGCAGTAAACGCTTCCACCCATTGACCACCGTTAACACCTCACTGACCCCACTGGCCAATCTGAAGAGAGAGCACATCGGGGGGGAGAGGCTGGCTAACGAAGGGGAGGAGTCAGTGGAGAATAAGTCTCATTCTCATTCTAACCCTGCTGGAGTCAAGATGGAAGAGCAGGGCTTCTCAGTCACAAAAATGGATGAAGCTCTGGGCTTTCAACACTGCTCCAAAATAATGTCTGAGTCTCCATCAGTGGGGGGCTGTATACCAGAGCAGGAGGACAACAGTTCAGCCGGTACAGATAGAGACAGTGGCACTTCTGCAAGAGCCAAAGAAACCAAACCTTTCACCCAATCACAATCACAGCAGAGGAGGCACCCGGAACTCTGCAATACTAAACAGGGTGGTCATTCCGAGCAATATCGTTTATCTGTATCTCCCCACGTGGGGACCATGGACCCCACTCACCCCACTACTCACCAGCGTCCGTCTGCCTTTCAAACTCAGAGACCTCCAATCGATAATCAGGAATCCAATTTGGGTTCCTGCTACGGTGGCATCATCAGCATGTCTGTACCTCACGCTCTGAATCACAATGCTGCTGCTTCAGGCACCGCTTCTAGCGCCTCCCCCTCTGTGTCAGGTAGTGGTGGGGACAGCGGCAGTGGCACCGGCAGTGTCATGTCTTTCTCAGTGACCGTCACCACCATACCTGCCGGTCACCCGTTGGACCACAGCAGCCAGGGGGAGGGGTCTCCAGAGCAGGGGTTTATGGAGGGATCTGGTATAGAGGACGTTCAGTCTAAATGCTACTGCCGACTCAAGGCTATGATCATGTGTAAAGGGTGTGGGGCCTTCTGCCATGACGATTGCATTGGCCCTTCGAACCTCTGTGTGTCGTGTCTAGTGGTACGATAA
- the LOC115145940 gene encoding putative Polycomb group protein ASXL2 isoform X2, which translates to MRERQKKKKGRTWAEAAKTVLEKYPNTPMSHKEILQVIQRERLKEISGTSPLACLNAMLHTNSRGEEGIFYKVPGRMGVYTLKKDIGDVVKELSEEGSEEDDSDNLSDSQCTENNNYTNNQEGMRGQWRRRVPSTLPSDPSSPQPRCSSPSVPSSKLISPSQKHSKKALKQALKQQRNQRRQGGMPTTSSPRLLIKNVKDMADAIPTKTDSCPASGTRKMSQRSSRLSARQLKHTKCAEIDVETPDSILVNTNLRALINKHTFSVLPTECQQKLLTLLPEVDQQACMDGLLKVTSSALNNEFFTSAAQSWKERLAEGEFTPELQLRMRQEIEKEKKVEYWKESFFESYYGENSGLSLEESKELLESGLSLELSATKPQLSPPTQPSPAGQALQDPKVPENSCHTRSSERRLRSSSLPINPTSKPIEPPSKPIEPPSKPIEPPSKPIGISKPRLEPEPVHDEPVPVPPIVPPVILPKNVQKTLEVEYPRHRTRSRGLSLPIMAVEAPVVRRQDVVDSTLMVTPLGEKQMEEEEQKLKEAQPETPQSPEIPQSPALESPPEFCSQTKLRSSLPSDLSKPEPLGLDEHSGERREDVAPERGASVSVTPVSTPVSTPLSTPVSTPLSTPLSTPVSTPLSTPVSTPVSTPISTTPSPEPLKRKSSSSEQEVELTPEKRARITPPTVSVVTSPAATITTAQRVPPLKIPVSRILSVPASPTQVSPRTPVPLSPGPSPGRTGARTLADIKAKAQLARAQRAAAAAAASSSSKGAVPGPGPGGGIVEHRASAQTLHSRPPCSTQSQSTTRLPVSSITGQSTCQSPDAVTTPAHSSSVQSSGSSVPFDLSLSQRSSNTGRTSLTDDQQRGYSDGLMNPGSLMGPQHGNIQHTSYPPGPQSTSSYTSSVCGVKSQYVSGSSMAAMASHLIPANNPLVTSLLQGKEVPQEQIFPKPLAKADVQMSQAKPSHDDKGTIKSHSTAETASDENKSQYLHAGGVEDYSRSEQQGSIGQSTSTIPGTRAGMLSELQHHQRETPNKDIQEQILQALMHRATHQHQNQPFGVSGGAQPAQFGACHLGHQECGDRPRFSAGFPGRKRMSRPAMSGHYLLNVSTYGRGSESSKRFHPLTTVNTSLTPLANLKREHIGGERLANEGEESVENKSHSHSNPAGVKMEEQGFSVTKMDEALGFQHCSKIMSESPSVGGCIPEQEDNSSAGTDRDSGTSARAKETKPFTQSQSQQRRHPELCNTKQGGHSEQYRLSVSPHVGTMDPTHPTTHQRPSAFQTQRPPIDNQESNLGSCYGGIISMSVPHALNHNAAASGTASSASPSVSGSGGDSGSGTGSVMSFSVTVTTIPAGHPLDHSSQGEGSPEQGFMEGSGIEDVQSKCYCRLKAMIMCKGCGAFCHDDCIGPSNLCVSCLVVR; encoded by the exons atgagggagagacagaagaaaAAGAAGGGGAGGACATGGGCAGAAGCTGCTAAAACG GTATTAGAAAAGTACCCCAACACACCTATGAGCCACAAAGAGATCCTACAGGTGATCCAGAGGGAAAGACTGAAAGAGATTAG TGGTACTTCCCCGCTGGCCTGTCTCAATGCTATGCTCCACACTAACTCTCGTGGTGAAGAAGGGATCTTCTACAAAGTTCCTGGACGAATGGGGGTCTACACACTGAAG AAGGACATTGGGGACGTGGTGAAGGAGCTGTCTGAGGAGGGATCCGAGGAGGACGATAGTGATAATTTGTCTGATTCCCAGTGCACAGAGAACAACAATTACACTAACAACCAGGAGGGCATgaggggacagtggaggaggagag TGCCCTCCACGCTGCCATCTGATCCGTCGTCTCCTCAGCCACGTTGttcatctccctctgtccccagtAGCAAGCTCATCTCTCCCTCACAGAAACACAGCAAGAAGGCTCTCAAACAG GCCCTGAAGCAGCAGAGGAACCAGCGGAGACAGGGGGGCATGCCCACCACCTCCAGCCCAAGGCTGCTCATCAAGAACGTGAAGGACATGGCTGACGCCATTCCCACTAAGACCG ACTCCTGTCCTGCTTCTGGTACCAGGAAGATGTCTCAGAGGTCCAGTCGACTCAGTGCAC GGCAACTGAAGCATACCAAGTGTGCAGAGATAGATGTTGAGACACCAGACTCTATCCTGGTTAACACCAACCTGCGTGCCCTGATCAACAAACACACCTTTTCTGTCCTGCCCACAGAGTGCCAACAGAAGCTACTCACACTACTGCCTGAGGTCGACCAACAG GCCTGTATGGATGGTCTGTTAAAGGTCACCAGTTCTGCCTTGAACAATGAGTTTTTCACATCAGCAGCTCAGTCCTGGAAGGAACGACTGGCAGAAG GTGAGTTCACTCCTGAGTTGCAGCTGAGAATGCGTCAGGAGattgagaaggagaagaaggtggAGTATTGGAAGGAAAGTTTCTTTGAGAGCTACTATGGTGAAAA CTCTGGACTCAGCTTAGAGGAATCCAAAGAGCTGCTTGAGTCTGGTCTCAGTCTGGAGCTCTCAGCCACCAAACCCCAGTTGTCTCCTCCAACACAGCCAAGTCCTGCTGGCCAAGCACTGCAAGATCCCAAGGTCCCTGAGAACAGCTGCCATACTCGTTCGTCAGAGAGGAGGCTCCGATCATCATCACTGCCTATAAACCCTACATCTAAACCCATAGAACCTCCATCTAAACCCATAGAACCTCCATCTAAACCCATAGAACCTCCATCTAAACCCATAGGGATTTCCAAGCCAAGACTGGAACCAGAGCCTGTTCACGATGAACCAGTACCAGTCCCACCCATTGTCCCACCAGTTATATTACCGAAAAATGTACAGAAGACACTGGAGGTTGAGTACCCCAGACACAGGACTCGTAGCAGAGGTTTATCCCTGCCTATAATGGCAGTGGAGGCACCTGTTGTGCGGAGGCAGGATGTGGTGGACTCAACCTTAATGGTTACTCCACTTGGGGAGAAGCagatggaggaagaggaacagAAGCTGAAAGAAGCTCAGCCGGAGACCCCCCAGTCCCCTGAGATCCCACAGTCCCCTGCCCTGGAGAGTCCTCCAGAGTTCTGCTCCCAGACGAAGCTCAGATCATCACTGCCGTCCGACCTTTCAAAGCCAGAGCCTTTGGGCTTGGACGAgcacagtggggagaggagggaagatgtTGCACCAGAGAGAGGCGCCTCGGTGTCAGTCACCCCCGTATCCACCCCCGTATCCACCCCTCTATCCACCCCCGTATCCACTCCTCTATCCACCCCTCTATCTACTCCCGTATCCACCCCTCTATCTACTCCTGTATCCACCCCTGTATCTACCCCCATatccaccaccccatccccagAGCCGTTGAAAAGGAAGTCCTCATCCAGTGAACAGGAAGTAGAGCTGACTCCAGAGAAGAGGGCCCGCATCACGCCACCGACAGTATCTGTGGTAACCTCTCCAGCAGCCACCATAACAACAGCTCAGAGAGTGCCTCCGCTTAAG ATTCCTGTGTCACGAATCCTATCAGTCCCTGCATCTCCAACCCAGGTGTCCCCCAGGACCCCTGTCCCGCTCAGCCCTGGCCCCAGCCCCGGACGCACTGGTGCTCGCACTCTGGCTGACATCAAGGCTAAAGCCCAGCTAGCCCGGGCTCAGCGTGCAGCAGCAGCTGCTGCAGCCAGCTCCTCCTCTAAAGGTGCAGTACCAGGCCCAGGACCAGGAGGAGGCATTGTAGAGCATAGAGCTTCAGCCCAGACCCTCCACTCCAGGCCCCCCTGCTCCACCCAGTCTCAGTCAACCACCAGGCTGCCAGTAAGTAGCATCACTGGTCAATCTACCTGTCAATCACCTGATGCAGTCACCACACCAGCCCACTCCAGTTCGGTCCAATCATCAGGCTCCTCTGTGCCCTTTGACCTTAGCCTGTCTCAAAGAAGCTCCAACACCGGTAGAACGTCTCTCACTGATGACCAACAGAGAGGCTACTCCGATGGTCTGATGAACCCAGGTTCTCTGATGGGACCTCAACATGGGAACATTCAACATACGTCATACCCACCAGGTCCCCAGTCAACCTCTAGCTACACTTcatctgtgtgtggtgtgaagAGCCAGTATGTATCTGGAAGCTCCATGGCAGCCATGGCTAGCCACCTTATCCCAGCCAACAACCCTCTGGTCACATCTCTCCTCCAGGGGAAAGAGGTCCCTCAGGAACAGATCTTCCCCAAGCCTTTGGCCAAGGCCGATGTCCAGATGtcccaggccaaaccctcccatGATGACAAAGGGACAATAAAGTCCCACAGCACTGCTGAAACAGCCAGTGATGAGAATAAGAGCCAATACCTACACGCTGGTGGTGTGGAGGACTACAGTAGATCTGAACAGCAAGGATCCATAGGCCAGTCCACTTCCACCATACCTGGAACAAGAGCAGGTATGTTGTCAGAGCTCCAGCACCATCAAAGGGAAACACCTAACAAAGACATCCAGGAACAGATCCTTCAGGCTCTGATGCACAGGGCCACCCACCAGCACCAGAACCAGCCATTTGGGGTCTCAGGTGGAGCTCAGCCTGCCCAGTTCGGAGCTTGTCATCTGGGGCACCAGGAGTGTGGGGACCGTCCCCGGTTCTCCGCGGGGTTCCCTGGACGGAAGAGGATGTCCAGGCCTGCCATGTCAGGGCACTACCTCCTCAACGTCTCCACGTACGGACGAGGCTCAGAGAGCAGTAAACGCTTCCACCCATTGACCACCGTTAACACCTCACTGACCCCACTGGCCAATCTGAAGAGAGAGCACATCGGGGGGGAGAGGCTGGCTAACGAAGGGGAGGAGTCAGTGGAGAATAAGTCTCATTCTCATTCTAACCCTGCTGGAGTCAAGATGGAAGAGCAGGGCTTCTCAGTCACAAAAATGGATGAAGCTCTGGGCTTTCAACACTGCTCCAAAATAATGTCTGAGTCTCCATCAGTGGGGGGCTGTATACCAGAGCAGGAGGACAACAGTTCAGCCGGTACAGATAGAGACAGTGGCACTTCTGCAAGAGCCAAAGAAACCAAACCTTTCACCCAATCACAATCACAGCAGAGGAGGCACCCGGAACTCTGCAATACTAAACAGGGTGGTCATTCCGAGCAATATCGTTTATCTGTATCTCCCCACGTGGGGACCATGGACCCCACTCACCCCACTACTCACCAGCGTCCGTCTGCCTTTCAAACTCAGAGACCTCCAATCGATAATCAGGAATCCAATTTGGGTTCCTGCTACGGTGGCATCATCAGCATGTCTGTACCTCACGCTCTGAATCACAATGCTGCTGCTTCAGGCACCGCTTCTAGCGCCTCCCCCTCTGTGTCAGGTAGTGGTGGGGACAGCGGCAGTGGCACCGGCAGTGTCATGTCTTTCTCAGTGACCGTCACCACCATACCTGCCGGTCACCCGTTGGACCACAGCAGCCAGGGGGAGGGGTCTCCAGAGCAGGGGTTTATGGAGGGATCTGGTATAGAGGACGTTCAGTCTAAATGCTACTGCCGACTCAAGGCTATGATCATGTGTAAAGGGTGTGGGGCCTTCTGCCATGACGATTGCATTGGCCCTTCGAACCTCTGTGTGTCGTGTCTAGTGGTACGATAA